TCTTCATTCCCACTCTCGACACCATGGGAAGGCTGTGTTCTCCTTCCACCTTGTCGATGTACACTCCTTCAAGGCCATCTTTCAGAATCAGATGCACAGTCTCTCCAGTTTTTCTCATGATACTGACCAGGTGCTCGTGTGCGATATCCCGAAGGTCGATCCTCCTCAGAACAAGAGAACCGTATTCCACCAGCTTGTAGCCAGGTATGTACCTTTTGTCTTTTTTCCTGAGAACAAAACCTTTTTCTTCGAGCACGGAGAGGTACTTATAAGCGTTTGACACGCTCATACCGAATCTGCTGGCTATTTCTGTCGCGCTCACATCACCAGGGTTCTTTACCACAAAATCCAGTATTTCCAACGCCTTCCTGAGGGTGTTCAATCTTTTTCGCCTCCTCGATTTTCTTTGCGATACATTATAATAATACCAGAGGATTTTCCTTTTTAGAAAATAACTTTCATAATGTTGGAGGTGATTATGTGTTTCTGGGAGAAGACTATCTTCTGACAAACA
This window of the Thermotoga sp. genome carries:
- a CDS encoding IclR family transcriptional regulator: MNTLRKALEILDFVVKNPGDVSATEIASRFGMSVSNAYKYLSVLEEKGFVLRKKDKRYIPGYKLVEYGSLVLRRIDLRDIAHEHLVSIMRKTGETVHLILKDGLEGVYIDKVEGEHSLPMVSRVGMKTDLYSTASGKAILAFLPSKELEEYLHLVELKPKTPNTITDPGALKRELAKVRKQGYAIDNEENEIGIMCVGVPIFDHNGYPIAAMSISGTAQKFTKEKTQIYARVLKETAAEISRKLGY